The sequence GGCAAGATTACACGATATCCTACGTTAAAGAACCTGGATAAGGGCTATGATTTCTTGCCCAGGTTTGCAAAGCAGGTCAGTGCGCGGCAATTGATTATTCCTTGTTTTTTCAGGAATTACCTGTGTTTTGCCAGAGTTGATTTTTAAAACTAACCCTTGTGATAGGATTCTTTAAGCAAAAGAACCCCGGAAACGCGTTCATTTTGCTGATATATGCGTTGATCCTTAAATTTCCGATTTTCCTTCATGCCCCTGCTCCCTTGCGGCAGGAAGAAGATAATTATCTGTACCGGCTGGTATTGAAACTATTGGTGCCTGTCGGCGGCGAAAAGGGATTTTTATACGGGTTACTGGCTTTCCTGCTGCTCTATATGCAGGCCACCCTGCTGAACCGAATCGCGAATTCAGTGAAATTACTGCCCCGCCCGAATTACCTGGTGGGAATGGCCTTCCTGTTGTTAAGTTCCCTTTTGCCTGAATGGAACCAGTTTTCCTCCACCCTGATCGTAAATTTTTTATTGATTTGGATCTGGTATGGGATGGTCGGCTGGTACAACAACAGCAAACCCCTGGGAGCCGTCTTCAATACCTGCCTGATGATTGGCATTTTACCCCTTATTTATAGCCCGTCATTGGCCTATATCGTCATGATGATGCTCGCCCTGGTGATCACCCGGCCATTGCGGGTGGGTGAATGGGTGGTGGCGGCCATCGGGTTCCTGGCACCCTATTATTTCCTGTTCATCATTCTTTACCTCACAGATAAATGGCAGGCAAGCGGATTGATGCCGGTCATCAGTTTCCACCTACCGCGGCTTCCGGCATCGATCTGGATCACTATTGGATTGTTGCTGATGGCTGCCCCGTTTTTAGTGGGAGCCTATTTTGTGCAGGATAACCTCAATAAAATGCTTATCCAGGTGCGGAAATGCTGGAGCCTGCTACTGGCTGTTTTACTGGTTGGGGTCCTGATCATATTAGTCAACCCTGGCACAAATTACCAGCACTGGTTCCTGAGTTCCATCCCCATCGCCTGTTTTCACGCGGCTACCTATTATTACCCCAACAAACGCATGTTTACCCTGGTCCTGCATTGGATCACTTTCGCTTTTGCTATTGCCGTGAATTATTTCCCCCAGTTGGTGGGCTGATTTCAGTGGAATCGGCTAAATTTGCGGCTTATTAGTGAATTTGGTACCATTCACCGTTCACCGTTCACCCAAATTGACTCTCATGAAATTCGGCGTAGTTGTTTTCCCCGGCTCCAATTGTGACAGAGACATGCAAGATGCCCTGGAGCAGGACCTTGGCCAGGAAGTTATCATGTTATGGCATAAGGACAAAGACCTGAGCCAGTTTGCTACTGAGGATTGCATAATCCTGCCCGGCGGGTTCTCTTACGGCGATTACCTGCGCTGCGGTGCCATTGCCCGGTTTAGCCCGATGATGCAGAGCGTGATCGAATTCGCCAACCGTGGCGGTAAAGTGCTGGGTATCTGCAATGGTTTCCAGATCCTTTGTGAGTCCCATTTACTGCCTGGTGTATTGTTGCGTAACGCCAACCAGCAGTTTATCTGCAAGAATATTTATATGAAGGGTGCTGGCTCAGACAAAGCCCTGATGGTGCCTATTGCGCATGGCGAAGGCCGTTTTTATGCGGATGACGCCCTGCTTGATTCCCTGGAAGCCAATGGCCAGGTAATCTACCGCTATTGTGATGCAAAAGGTGCTATTACCGGCGAAGCGAACCCGAATGGTGCCAGCCGGAATATTGCCGGAATCCGCAATGCTGCCGGGAATGTTTTTGGAATGATGCCCCACCCCGAAAGAGCCTGTTCTGCGGCCCTGGGCAATATTGATGGCCGCACAATCCTGGAAACCCTGGTGATGGCTTAATTTTAGAGTTTAATTAGGTTTATTTCAACCAACTTTGTGGTATGAAAAAAATATTTACCCTCGTTCTTACATTGGTGGCTACTATTTCTCTTTTTGCCCAATCTGACAAGCAGGTGAAATGGACCTTTGAATCTAAAAAGATCGCCGAGAATACCTACGAAGTACACATGACCGCAGAAGTTGGCGGTAATTACCATATCTATGCTCAAAATGCCGGAGACGGTCCGGTTGCTACTACCTTTAACTTTACCAAGAATCCATTGGTCGCCATGGATGGTGCTGTGAAAGAGATGGGCAAACAGAAAAAGGTCTTCGAAGAAGCCTTCAATTCCGACGTGCGGTTTTTTGAAAAGAAAGTTGACTTTGTACAGGTTGTAAAAGTGAAGGGTAAGGCCAAGACCAGCCTGGCCGGGAAAGTGGAGTTCATGGTGTGTAACGACAAAGAGTGTTTACCTCCGGCAACTGTTAATTTTAAGGTGGCCGTAGGCGGTTAGTGACTTTAGTCCAAACAATTTTCGT comes from Flavihumibacter fluvii and encodes:
- the purQ gene encoding phosphoribosylformylglycinamidine synthase subunit PurQ, with translation MKFGVVVFPGSNCDRDMQDALEQDLGQEVIMLWHKDKDLSQFATEDCIILPGGFSYGDYLRCGAIARFSPMMQSVIEFANRGGKVLGICNGFQILCESHLLPGVLLRNANQQFICKNIYMKGAGSDKALMVPIAHGEGRFYADDALLDSLEANGQVIYRYCDAKGAITGEANPNGASRNIAGIRNAAGNVFGMMPHPERACSAALGNIDGRTILETLVMA
- a CDS encoding protein-disulfide reductase DsbD domain-containing protein; amino-acid sequence: MKKIFTLVLTLVATISLFAQSDKQVKWTFESKKIAENTYEVHMTAEVGGNYHIYAQNAGDGPVATTFNFTKNPLVAMDGAVKEMGKQKKVFEEAFNSDVRFFEKKVDFVQVVKVKGKAKTSLAGKVEFMVCNDKECLPPATVNFKVAVGG